One window of the Thunnus albacares chromosome 3, fThuAlb1.1, whole genome shotgun sequence genome contains the following:
- the LOC122978844 gene encoding uncharacterized protein LOC122978844 isoform X2, giving the protein MKAPKHCYLKSTAVPRDSKAGVTATLQDNQAVMDRPRGQSRSIGIQVNTPETCAATIEKPAPQYIVDEEAIMQLMKTCPMCDRQCRCSKHTRGPYFIVYQNCYFCDFQRKWASQPEALNANAYKAYIPSRKKLKSNDTVTVETEAQSSQRNKTNISESNQPLKSCVTASTLSLDIIDVHK; this is encoded by the exons ATGAAAGCACCAAAACACTGCTATCTGAAGTCCACAGCTGTTCCCAGAGACAGTAAAGCCGGAGTGACAGCGACG ctgcaaGACAACCAGGCAGTGATGGACAGACCACGAGGCCAGAGCAGAAGCATAG GCATTCAAGTAAATACACCTGAGACGTGCGCTGCGACCATTGAGAA ACCAGCTCCACAGTACATCGTTGATGAGGAGGCCATCATGCAGCTGATGAAGACCTGTCCGATGTGCGACAGACAGTGCCGCTGTTCCAAACACACTCGTGGTCCTTATTTCATAGTCTATCAGAACTGTTACTTCTGCGATTTTCAACGCAAGTGGGCCAGCCAGCCTGAAGCTCTAAATGCCAACGCTTATAAAGCATACATACCGTCCAGGAAGAAACTGAAGTCAAATGACACAGTTACTGTAGAGACTGAGGCTCAGTCATCACAACGTAATAAGACAAACATTTCTGAATCCAACCAGCCGTTAAAGAGCTGTGTAACAGCCTCAACGCTGTCTTTAGATATTATTGatgtacataaataa
- the LOC122978844 gene encoding uncharacterized protein LOC122978844 isoform X1 — protein MVRVCAFPNCTNKMSPNTSRSFHRLPLLDRDTLKLWLVVLQMDANTPVHTLRLADYRVCSDHFERDDYCQPKKRRNPIPKHFFLKKNAVPRVERPAADTVELQDNQAVMDRPRGQSRSIGIQVNTPETCAATIEKPAPQYIVDEEAIMQLMKTCPMCDRQCRCSKHTRGPYFIVYQNCYFCDFQRKWASQPEALNANAYKAYIPSRKKLKSNDTVTVETEAQSSQRNKTNISESNQPLKSCVTASTLSLDIIDVHK, from the exons ATGGTTCGCGTTTGCGCATTTCCGAATTGTACCAACAAAATGTCGCCAAACACTTCGCGCAGCTTTCATAGACTACCTTTGTTGGATAGGGATACGCTGAAGTTGTGGCTAGTTGTGCTACAAATGGATGCTAACACTCCTGTCCATACACTGCGCCTTGCAGACTATCGGGTCTGCAGTGACCATTTTGAACGGGATGACTACTGCCAGccaaagaagagaagaaatcCTATACCAAAGCACTTTTTCCTAAAGAAAAATGCTGTTCCAAGAGTGGAGAGACCCGCTGCAGACACGGTGGAG ctgcaaGACAACCAGGCAGTGATGGACAGACCACGAGGCCAGAGCAGAAGCATAG GCATTCAAGTAAATACACCTGAGACGTGCGCTGCGACCATTGAGAA ACCAGCTCCACAGTACATCGTTGATGAGGAGGCCATCATGCAGCTGATGAAGACCTGTCCGATGTGCGACAGACAGTGCCGCTGTTCCAAACACACTCGTGGTCCTTATTTCATAGTCTATCAGAACTGTTACTTCTGCGATTTTCAACGCAAGTGGGCCAGCCAGCCTGAAGCTCTAAATGCCAACGCTTATAAAGCATACATACCGTCCAGGAAGAAACTGAAGTCAAATGACACAGTTACTGTAGAGACTGAGGCTCAGTCATCACAACGTAATAAGACAAACATTTCTGAATCCAACCAGCCGTTAAAGAGCTGTGTAACAGCCTCAACGCTGTCTTTAGATATTATTGatgtacataaataa